A DNA window from Bacteroides cellulosilyticus contains the following coding sequences:
- a CDS encoding HNH endonuclease: MSSFVCRIFNESGVELGINLPQSHPAWMDMLNLFCGVTPVEWIDDSSHNKLFHCTRKLKNRIHEICSSYKSQEFDLYKVENYFNCQIDNTHLAFLREGALLKVDNNLIKKAIFMVGNANFSASYDIISYGDKEEYTGPDDLKTCICRFCGKKYPEVRFKKKNAHAIPDALGNKFIFCNDECQSCNSVLSYIDKELTEYLKFRRSENKIANKKNKIIQVYGHNFYYDGPTGELKISRLAILYETESQYFVKLEGADPITHLGIYKTLAKIAIDLMPRDLVNEFGTTIDWIKGYFVPKVLPNVFYVYRDSCISQPLVKVFVRHKQTVNSQYPKCIVALTLIDLTFFYIVPFGKDEQIYESDYLIPYLSYIIQSIQFTGTRLNIDKIDMADRVDKIAHVKEWVDKNECEIVDQSYFNHTQEKNPNTVDFPPFNPSLINIVNAQAKIENQTLNIELAKDLRIEDSIVSIIDQNFNIDASQSNCSWSGKIAILAICNRETVLKTVCKVDVSHKCMSQVCSYEAGEMSPFFVEYILDVACKQIKKRVADKFHKYDFSRLADYLMESMGHIQHPKEDVEQSMMKHYSE, encoded by the coding sequence ATGTCGAGCTTTGTTTGTCGAATCTTTAATGAATCAGGTGTTGAACTAGGGATTAATCTTCCACAGTCGCATCCTGCATGGATGGATATGCTTAATCTGTTCTGTGGTGTAACTCCGGTTGAATGGATAGATGATAGTTCTCACAATAAACTTTTCCATTGTACCCGAAAACTAAAAAACAGAATACATGAGATCTGTAGTAGTTATAAATCACAAGAATTTGATTTATATAAAGTTGAGAATTATTTTAATTGCCAAATAGATAATACGCACTTAGCATTTCTTAGAGAGGGAGCTTTGTTGAAGGTAGATAATAATTTGATAAAGAAAGCTATATTTATGGTTGGAAACGCTAATTTTTCCGCATCATATGATATAATATCGTATGGAGACAAGGAAGAATATACAGGACCAGATGATTTAAAGACTTGCATCTGTCGTTTCTGTGGTAAGAAATATCCTGAGGTACGTTTTAAGAAGAAAAATGCTCATGCAATTCCTGATGCTCTTGGGAATAAATTTATTTTCTGTAATGATGAATGCCAGAGTTGTAATTCTGTTTTGAGTTATATTGACAAGGAATTGACGGAATATCTTAAATTTCGTCGGTCGGAGAATAAAATTGCTAACAAGAAAAATAAAATTATTCAAGTGTATGGGCATAATTTTTACTATGATGGCCCTACTGGGGAACTTAAAATATCACGTTTGGCGATTCTTTACGAGACAGAAAGTCAATATTTTGTCAAACTTGAAGGTGCTGATCCAATAACACATTTAGGAATTTATAAGACGCTAGCCAAGATTGCTATAGATTTAATGCCGCGTGATCTTGTGAACGAGTTCGGTACAACAATTGACTGGATTAAGGGTTACTTTGTTCCCAAAGTACTTCCAAATGTATTTTATGTCTATCGTGATTCATGCATAAGTCAGCCTTTAGTAAAGGTCTTTGTACGACATAAACAGACTGTAAATTCACAGTATCCAAAGTGTATTGTTGCATTGACTTTGATTGATTTGACTTTCTTTTATATCGTGCCATTTGGAAAGGATGAACAAATCTATGAGAGTGATTATTTAATACCTTATTTGAGCTATATTATCCAAAGCATTCAATTTACAGGAACAAGACTGAATATAGATAAGATTGATATGGCAGATAGAGTTGATAAGATTGCTCATGTAAAGGAATGGGTTGATAAAAATGAGTGTGAGATTGTTGATCAAAGTTATTTTAATCACACTCAAGAAAAGAATCCGAATACAGTTGACTTTCCTCCGTTTAATCCATCTCTGATAAATATCGTTAATGCTCAAGCTAAGATAGAAAATCAAACATTGAATATAGAATTAGCAAAGGATTTAAGAATTGAAGATTCTATTGTCAGCATTATTGATCAAAATTTTAATATTGATGCTTCACAGTCCAATTGTAGTTGGTCTGGAAAAATTGCAATTCTGGCAATTTGTAATCGGGAAACTGTATTAAAAACAGTTTGTAAAGTAGATGTCAGCCATAAGTGTATGTCTCAGGTTTGTTCGTATGAGGCTGGAGAGATGTCTCCGTTTTTTGTTGAGTATATACTTGATGTAGCATGTAAACAGATAAAGAAAAGAGTTGCAGATAAATTTCATAAGTATGATTTCTCACGGCTTGCAGACTATCTGATGGAGTCTATGGGGCATATTCAACATCCTAAGGAAGATGTGGAACAGTCAATGATGAAACATTACAGTGAATGA